The proteins below are encoded in one region of Paeniglutamicibacter cryotolerans:
- a CDS encoding thiamine pyrophosphate-binding protein: MNVAQLVGKTLADLGVGHCFGVVGSGNFTITNTLMEHGVPFTAARHEGGAATMADAFARISGQVALLSVHQGCGLTNAATGVGEAAKSRTPMIVLAAEAAPSAVYSNFAMDQDGFAASVYAVPERVHSAASAVADTVRAYRRAVNDRRTVVLNLPLNVQAQEVADEQASAPVAIAPAEPIRPSHASVQALAGLLAGAQRPVFVAGRGGRGAKDEILAVARHAGALVATSAVAKGLFNADDFNLGISGGFSSPLAAELITGADLVIGFGCALNMWTMRQGHLIGAEAKVVQIDLEDLALGANRPIDLGVVGDAAQCATDVLAELVALGVAPREGYRRADVRARISESIHWGQVGYEDLSDSERIDPRTLTKALDQLLPSERILSIDSGNFMGYPSQFLSVPDEFGFCFTQAFQSIGLGLSTAIGAGLAQPGRLPVLGTGDGGFHMAIAELDTAVRLQLPLVCIVYNDAAYGAEVHHFAIDDPDADMSSVQFPDTDFAAIGRGFGADGITVRTLADLDEVREWVASNPSRPLVIDAKIASDKGSWWLAEAFKGH; the protein is encoded by the coding sequence ATGAACGTCGCACAACTTGTCGGCAAGACACTCGCGGACCTGGGCGTGGGCCACTGCTTCGGCGTGGTCGGTTCGGGAAACTTCACCATCACCAACACGCTCATGGAGCACGGGGTGCCCTTCACTGCGGCCCGGCACGAGGGTGGTGCCGCTACCATGGCCGATGCCTTCGCCCGGATCAGCGGGCAGGTCGCGCTGCTCTCGGTGCACCAGGGCTGTGGCCTGACCAATGCCGCCACGGGCGTCGGCGAGGCGGCCAAATCCCGCACCCCGATGATAGTGCTTGCCGCCGAGGCCGCACCCAGCGCCGTCTACTCGAACTTCGCCATGGACCAGGACGGCTTTGCCGCCTCCGTCTACGCGGTGCCCGAACGCGTGCATTCGGCCGCCAGCGCCGTCGCCGACACGGTGCGCGCCTACCGCCGGGCTGTCAACGACCGCCGGACAGTGGTGTTGAACCTTCCGCTGAACGTCCAGGCGCAGGAGGTCGCCGACGAGCAGGCGTCCGCTCCGGTTGCCATCGCACCGGCCGAACCGATCCGCCCCTCGCATGCCTCGGTTCAGGCGCTGGCCGGGTTGCTGGCCGGGGCCCAACGCCCGGTCTTCGTCGCAGGCCGGGGCGGTCGCGGGGCCAAGGACGAGATCCTTGCCGTGGCCCGGCACGCAGGCGCCCTGGTCGCCACCTCGGCCGTGGCGAAGGGACTGTTCAATGCGGATGACTTCAACCTCGGCATTTCGGGCGGGTTCTCCTCCCCGCTGGCGGCCGAGCTGATCACCGGCGCAGACCTGGTCATCGGATTTGGCTGCGCCTTGAACATGTGGACGATGCGCCAGGGGCACCTGATCGGAGCCGAGGCCAAGGTCGTCCAGATCGACTTGGAAGACCTTGCACTGGGCGCCAACCGCCCCATCGACCTCGGCGTCGTTGGCGACGCGGCCCAGTGCGCCACCGACGTCCTGGCAGAGTTGGTTGCCTTAGGTGTGGCTCCCCGCGAGGGCTACCGGCGTGCCGACGTGCGGGCCCGCATCAGCGAATCGATCCACTGGGGACAGGTCGGCTACGAGGACCTCTCTGATAGCGAGCGGATCGATCCGCGCACACTGACGAAGGCCCTGGATCAGCTGCTGCCATCCGAACGCATCCTCAGCATCGATTCGGGAAACTTCATGGGCTACCCGAGTCAGTTCCTTTCGGTTCCAGATGAGTTCGGCTTCTGCTTCACGCAGGCGTTCCAGTCCATCGGGCTGGGCCTGTCCACGGCCATCGGTGCGGGTTTGGCACAACCCGGACGCCTGCCGGTGCTCGGTACCGGAGACGGCGGATTCCACATGGCCATCGCCGAACTGGATACGGCGGTGCGGCTGCAGTTGCCACTGGTGTGCATCGTCTACAACGACGCTGCCTACGGCGCCGAAGTACACCATTTCGCCATCGATGACCCGGATGCCGACATGAGTTCGGTCCAGTTCCCGGACACCGACTTCGCCGCCATCGGCCGTGGTTTCGGTGCCGATGGCATCACGGTGCGCACCCTGGCGGATCTGGACGAGGTGAGGGAGTGGGTGGCGTCGAATCCGAGCCGCCCGCTGGTGATCGATGCGAAGATCGCCTCCGATAAGGGTTCCTGGTGGCTGGCCGAGGCGTTCAAGGGGCACTGA
- a CDS encoding tyrosine-type recombinase/integrase, producing METDPDLSLEASGGTWQIAGAGSAAFTTVNDYLGYLADRNYSPATVRAYGFDLLAFCRWLASEGLGLGGVDTDVMLRYLTACRHATVPGRPGPNVLTLHGQRTDGYAPATVNRRLAAASGLFTFMVMRNPALKNPIPRGTENRWQGSGNRSGLLGHLARPQPRSALRLREPRRLPRALDHQEVVALFQDLKTWRDRAMAGLMLYCGLRAGEVLALAVGDVDIGARWLLVHGKGAKERRVPLDTDVAATIQTYLLIERPESASRMLFLVAKGKTRGQPLTPAGLRTIFRYHREISGVADAHPHALRHTFGSALAEAGVDLAVMRELLGHTHVNTTARYIHLAPVHVKAEYDAARKRQQSPD from the coding sequence ATGGAGACCGACCCGGACCTGAGCCTGGAAGCCTCCGGCGGAACATGGCAGATCGCCGGTGCCGGCTCGGCCGCGTTCACCACGGTCAACGACTACCTGGGCTATCTGGCCGACCGGAACTATTCGCCGGCGACGGTGCGCGCCTACGGGTTCGACCTGCTGGCCTTCTGCCGCTGGCTGGCCTCCGAGGGACTGGGGCTCGGTGGCGTGGATACCGATGTGATGCTGCGCTACCTCACCGCCTGCCGCCACGCCACGGTCCCGGGCCGCCCCGGACCCAACGTCCTGACCCTGCACGGCCAACGCACCGACGGCTACGCCCCGGCCACGGTGAACCGCCGCCTGGCCGCCGCCTCTGGCCTCTTCACGTTCATGGTGATGCGCAACCCGGCCTTGAAGAACCCCATCCCCCGAGGAACAGAAAACAGGTGGCAGGGTTCAGGAAACCGTTCCGGGCTGCTCGGGCACCTGGCCCGACCCCAACCCCGCTCCGCCCTGCGGCTGCGCGAACCCCGCCGGCTTCCCCGCGCCCTGGACCACCAGGAGGTCGTGGCCCTCTTCCAGGACCTGAAAACCTGGCGGGACCGGGCCATGGCCGGGCTGATGCTCTATTGCGGGCTGCGCGCCGGGGAGGTGCTGGCACTGGCGGTCGGCGACGTCGACATCGGCGCCCGCTGGCTGCTGGTCCACGGCAAGGGAGCCAAGGAACGGCGGGTCCCCTTGGATACCGACGTCGCTGCAACCATCCAAACCTACCTGCTGATCGAACGCCCCGAATCGGCAAGCCGCATGCTGTTCCTGGTGGCCAAGGGCAAGACCCGCGGCCAGCCGTTGACCCCGGCCGGGCTGCGGACCATCTTCCGCTACCACCGGGAAATCTCCGGCGTCGCCGACGCCCATCCGCACGCGCTGCGTCACACCTTCGGCAGTGCCCTGGCCGAGGCCGGGGTCGACTTGGCGGTTATGCGCGAACTGCTGGGCCATACCCACGTCAATACCACCGCCCGCTATATCCATCTGGCCCCCGTCCACGTGAAAGCCGAATACGATGCAGCCCGCAAACGCCAGCAATCCCCTGACTGA
- a CDS encoding IS1182 family transposase, whose amino-acid sequence MDANGGERKRFRAFEPDAVMLVPPSLEEWLPEGHLARFIAELVENELDLTRFYASHKKAKGQPPYDPRLMLRIVLYGYCTGVRSSRQLERACTDVVALRWLAAQQAPDFRSIGRFRQRHLAALANVFLQALELCRAAGMVKLGMVALDGTKLRANASRHKAMSYARLTEKQKVLAQEISDLMAEAKTVDESEDAKFGPGKRGDELPVELANRQARSKAMAAARASLEQEAADKARVEAEEKAAKRGDDDDEITGAGDTAARESEPRPAAQRNFTDPQARIMKTADGSYHYCYNAQAVVDAGHQVIVAAELGQGANDYGQLVPMVERVQENLGMMPKTLSADAGYCSKANLVEAGRMEAEHGTGFFISTARVKHATPIPESPRGRIPANATLGERMARKLKTKPGKQVYSRRKVIVEPVFGQIKTRQGKHLLLRGLQNAQAEWKLLAAGHNLLKLHAFRAQGAG is encoded by the coding sequence ATGGATGCCAACGGCGGGGAGCGGAAGCGGTTCAGGGCCTTTGAACCCGATGCGGTGATGCTGGTGCCACCCTCCCTGGAGGAGTGGCTGCCCGAGGGGCACCTGGCCCGGTTCATCGCCGAACTGGTCGAGAACGAGCTGGACCTGACCCGGTTCTACGCCTCCCACAAAAAGGCCAAGGGCCAGCCGCCGTACGACCCGCGGCTGATGCTGCGCATCGTGCTCTACGGCTACTGCACCGGGGTCCGCTCCTCCCGCCAGCTGGAGCGCGCATGCACGGATGTGGTCGCGTTGCGCTGGCTGGCTGCCCAACAGGCCCCGGATTTCCGATCCATCGGCCGCTTCCGCCAACGCCACCTGGCCGCCTTGGCCAACGTGTTCCTGCAGGCGCTAGAACTCTGCCGGGCCGCGGGCATGGTCAAACTCGGGATGGTCGCGCTGGACGGAACGAAGCTGCGGGCCAACGCCTCTCGGCACAAGGCGATGTCCTACGCGCGGCTGACCGAAAAGCAGAAGGTCCTGGCCCAGGAGATCAGCGATCTGATGGCGGAGGCCAAGACCGTGGACGAGTCCGAGGATGCGAAGTTCGGTCCCGGTAAGCGCGGGGACGAGCTGCCGGTGGAACTGGCCAACCGGCAGGCCCGGTCCAAGGCCATGGCCGCCGCGCGGGCTTCCTTGGAGCAGGAGGCCGCGGACAAGGCACGGGTAGAAGCCGAAGAGAAGGCCGCCAAGCGCGGGGATGACGATGATGAGATCACCGGTGCCGGTGACACCGCGGCCCGGGAATCGGAACCGAGGCCCGCGGCGCAACGGAATTTCACGGATCCCCAAGCGCGGATCATGAAGACCGCCGACGGGTCCTATCACTATTGCTATAACGCGCAGGCGGTGGTGGACGCCGGGCATCAGGTCATTGTTGCCGCCGAGTTGGGCCAAGGGGCCAACGATTACGGACAGCTGGTCCCCATGGTCGAGCGGGTCCAGGAAAACCTGGGCATGATGCCCAAAACGTTGAGCGCCGATGCCGGGTACTGCTCGAAGGCGAACCTGGTGGAGGCGGGGCGGATGGAGGCGGAGCACGGGACCGGGTTCTTCATCTCCACCGCCCGGGTGAAGCACGCCACCCCGATCCCGGAGTCCCCGCGGGGCCGGATCCCGGCGAACGCCACCTTGGGTGAGCGGATGGCCCGGAAGCTGAAGACCAAGCCCGGCAAACAGGTCTACTCGCGCCGGAAGGTCATCGTGGAACCGGTGTTCGGGCAGATCAAAACCCGTCAGGGTAAGCACTTGTTGTTGCGCGGACTTCAGAACGCGCAGGCGGAGTGGAAGTTGTTGGCGGCAGGGCATAACCTGCTCAAGTTGCATGCGTTCCGGGCCCAGGGTGCCGGATAG
- a CDS encoding LapA family protein, with the protein MTRAGVIWVAVSAGLVLLVLLIILILQNQERVTVNYFGLAGELSLGMALFVAAVAGGILVAIAGAVRLLQLRRRRRRGTRRTLRGDP; encoded by the coding sequence GTGACGCGGGCCGGAGTCATCTGGGTGGCCGTCAGCGCGGGGCTGGTCCTCTTGGTATTGCTCATCATCCTCATCCTGCAAAACCAGGAACGTGTGACAGTGAACTACTTTGGCCTGGCCGGCGAACTTTCACTGGGGATGGCGCTTTTCGTCGCTGCGGTGGCGGGCGGGATTTTGGTGGCTATCGCCGGTGCGGTGCGGCTCCTGCAGTTGCGACGCCGACGCCGACGCGGCACCCGAAGGACGCTTCGTGGGGACCCGTAA
- a CDS encoding AMP-binding protein yields the protein MELSSSAHRDTFARDHLPPHELWPTLEFTLPELQYPEKLNAATVLIDDAVATFGADRPALLAPDGSALSYGELLIRSNQVARVLVEDYGIVPGNRVMLRAPNNAWLVACWLGVLKAGAVAVTTMPALRAAEIEKLAALTLPALMLCDHRFLSDAQEAATGGYPVVSVGSQAAGDLVALSASKPGDFTNVQTAADDVALLGPTSGTTGTPKITMHFHRDILANADTFARHILKPTPEDVFAGSPPLAFTFGLGGLVVFPLRFGASALLTERTTPVELARQSHAAGATILFTAPTAYRAILKEGKAELLTSLRMAVSAGEHLPAETWHHVHDETGLALVNGIGATEMLHVFISAAGADIRPGTTGTAVPGYRATILDAQGNELGPNEVGRLAVIGPTGCRYLDDERQHAYVSNGWNVTGDTFVMDADGYFTYQARSDNMIVSSGYNIGAPEVEAALNEHPDVLENAVVARPDEQRGSVVCAFVVLVDGAGSGPEKVKELQDFVKATIAPYKYPRDIRFVAELPRNPSGKLQHFKLRESLAGTSAP from the coding sequence ATGGAACTATCGTCCTCGGCACATCGGGACACCTTCGCTCGAGACCATCTGCCGCCACACGAGTTGTGGCCGACGCTGGAATTCACGCTGCCCGAACTCCAATACCCGGAGAAGCTCAACGCCGCCACCGTGCTCATCGACGACGCCGTGGCAACCTTCGGGGCCGATCGCCCCGCGCTGCTGGCACCGGACGGTTCGGCCCTGAGCTACGGCGAGCTGCTCATCCGCTCCAACCAGGTAGCCCGGGTGCTGGTCGAGGATTACGGGATCGTGCCGGGCAACCGGGTCATGCTCCGCGCCCCCAACAACGCCTGGCTCGTCGCCTGCTGGCTCGGGGTGCTCAAGGCCGGAGCCGTGGCGGTGACCACCATGCCCGCACTGCGCGCCGCTGAGATCGAAAAGCTCGCGGCCCTCACCCTGCCTGCCCTGATGCTATGCGACCACCGCTTCCTGTCCGACGCACAGGAGGCCGCGACCGGCGGCTATCCCGTCGTCTCCGTCGGCTCCCAGGCAGCCGGTGACCTGGTGGCGCTCTCGGCATCCAAGCCCGGGGACTTCACGAATGTGCAGACGGCTGCAGACGACGTGGCCCTGCTAGGTCCCACCTCGGGCACCACGGGCACACCGAAGATCACCATGCATTTCCACCGGGACATCCTGGCCAATGCCGACACGTTCGCCCGCCACATCCTCAAGCCGACTCCCGAGGATGTCTTCGCCGGCTCCCCGCCGCTGGCCTTCACCTTCGGACTTGGTGGCCTGGTCGTCTTTCCCCTCCGTTTCGGGGCCAGCGCGCTGCTGACCGAACGCACCACGCCGGTGGAACTGGCCAGGCAGTCCCATGCTGCCGGTGCCACCATCTTGTTCACCGCACCGACCGCCTACCGGGCCATCTTGAAGGAGGGGAAGGCCGAGCTGCTCACGTCGCTGCGCATGGCGGTCTCCGCCGGCGAACACCTGCCAGCTGAAACCTGGCACCATGTGCACGATGAAACAGGGCTGGCGCTGGTCAACGGCATCGGCGCCACCGAAATGCTGCACGTGTTCATTTCGGCAGCGGGTGCCGACATCCGTCCCGGCACCACGGGCACAGCCGTCCCCGGCTACCGCGCCACCATCCTCGATGCGCAGGGCAACGAACTCGGCCCCAACGAGGTCGGCCGGCTGGCTGTCATCGGCCCCACCGGCTGCCGCTACCTCGACGACGAACGCCAACACGCGTACGTGTCCAACGGCTGGAACGTCACCGGCGACACCTTTGTGATGGATGCCGATGGCTACTTCACCTACCAGGCCCGCAGCGACAACATGATCGTCTCCTCGGGCTACAACATCGGGGCCCCGGAGGTCGAAGCCGCCCTGAACGAGCACCCCGACGTACTGGAAAACGCGGTGGTGGCCCGGCCGGACGAGCAGCGCGGCTCGGTGGTCTGCGCCTTCGTCGTCCTGGTCGACGGCGCCGGGTCCGGCCCGGAAAAGGTCAAGGAGCTCCAAGACTTCGTCAAGGCAACCATCGCGCCCTACAAATACCCGCGTGACATCCGCTTCGTCGCGGAGCTGCCGAGAAATCCCAGCGGCAAGCTGCAGCACTTCAAGCTGCGCGAATCCCTCGCCGGGACCAGCGCCCCCTAA
- a CDS encoding tyrosine-type recombinase/integrase translates to MQPANASNPLTEDPSLVVDAFRDYLAARGHGSTPVFSGARTFMARWPEPGDWLDEPLEQRVETKYHTTGFILFLMLTGRIHGDYGYLLNTKLTNILSACVGQALETDLLFFLGRARTLGFSERVGRAMTTGVVARVLLHTGSPLCAVGSGELEEFETACRAREQRTGRSAHPYLVLSANVRRVLFHAELMPEPAPKPDTRATFSQRMETVHGPLAQTLERYLERKTVTCVAHTVSSLATRLAHFGAYATTLDPDLSGPHGLERCRHIEPYLIMLSRAPNTKSGGILSPAEQARRIHAVSNFLREITEWGWPDAPARQLLFRSDIPRLPRPLPRYLPPDSDRMLARALVESSNRLAADALLLQRACGLRIGELLDLEMDCVHQLAGNGAWLKVPLGKMKTERMVPLDEDSLALLDRIIATRSPGQAITHPVSGKPVQFLFTHYGKRLQVSGLRNELDRAAASAGLGHVTTHQLRHTYATALINAGVTLQALMSLLGHVSAEMSLRYASLFDSTVRTEYERALDLAKTRIGTTTGTGRVLLPIRNITDGNWRETPTIKSRLAGGYCLRALAQEACPYANICEHCPSFRTENSNLPVLEAQRKDAALLAQDARGRGWDSEARRHQALVAQLEKLIDEASPA, encoded by the coding sequence ATGCAGCCCGCAAACGCCAGCAATCCCCTGACTGAGGATCCCTCCCTGGTCGTGGACGCCTTCCGCGACTACCTGGCCGCGCGCGGGCACGGTTCCACACCGGTGTTCTCCGGCGCCCGGACGTTCATGGCCCGCTGGCCGGAGCCCGGGGACTGGCTGGATGAACCCCTCGAGCAGCGCGTGGAAACCAAATACCACACGACGGGCTTCATCCTTTTCCTGATGCTCACCGGGCGGATCCACGGGGACTACGGGTATCTCCTGAATACCAAACTCACCAATATTCTCAGCGCCTGCGTTGGCCAAGCACTGGAAACGGATCTGCTTTTCTTCCTGGGCCGGGCCCGCACGCTGGGTTTCAGCGAACGCGTCGGGCGGGCGATGACTACCGGGGTCGTGGCCCGGGTCCTCCTGCACACCGGCTCCCCGCTCTGCGCGGTGGGAAGCGGGGAGCTGGAGGAATTCGAGACCGCCTGCCGGGCCCGGGAGCAGCGCACCGGACGCTCCGCGCACCCCTACCTGGTGCTCAGTGCCAACGTCCGCAGGGTGCTTTTCCATGCCGAGCTGATGCCCGAACCGGCGCCGAAGCCAGATACTCGCGCCACCTTCAGCCAGCGGATGGAAACGGTCCACGGACCCCTGGCCCAGACGTTGGAGCGGTATCTGGAGCGCAAGACCGTGACCTGCGTGGCCCATACCGTGTCCTCGCTGGCCACCCGGCTGGCGCACTTCGGTGCGTATGCCACCACCTTGGACCCGGATCTTTCCGGACCTCACGGGCTGGAGCGGTGCCGGCATATCGAGCCGTACCTGATCATGTTGAGCCGGGCTCCGAACACCAAATCCGGGGGCATCCTCTCGCCCGCGGAGCAGGCCCGGCGGATTCATGCCGTGTCGAATTTCCTGCGTGAAATCACCGAATGGGGGTGGCCCGATGCCCCGGCGAGGCAACTGCTGTTCCGCTCCGATATTCCCCGCCTGCCCCGGCCGCTGCCGCGCTACCTGCCACCGGACAGCGACCGGATGCTGGCCCGGGCCCTGGTGGAGTCCTCCAACCGGTTGGCCGCCGATGCCTTGTTGCTGCAGCGGGCCTGCGGCCTGCGGATCGGTGAACTGCTGGACCTGGAAATGGACTGCGTCCACCAGCTTGCCGGCAACGGGGCCTGGCTGAAGGTCCCGCTGGGCAAGATGAAGACCGAACGGATGGTGCCGTTGGACGAGGACAGCCTGGCGCTGTTGGATCGGATCATCGCCACCCGGTCCCCGGGCCAGGCGATCACCCACCCCGTGAGCGGCAAACCCGTGCAGTTCCTCTTCACCCATTACGGGAAGCGGTTGCAGGTCAGTGGGCTGCGCAACGAGTTGGACCGTGCCGCGGCCAGCGCCGGGCTCGGGCACGTGACCACGCACCAGCTGCGCCACACCTATGCCACCGCACTGATCAATGCCGGGGTCACCCTCCAGGCCCTGATGAGCCTGCTGGGGCACGTCTCGGCAGAGATGAGCCTGCGCTACGCCTCGCTCTTCGATTCCACCGTCCGCACCGAATACGAGCGTGCCTTGGACCTGGCCAAGACCCGCATCGGCACCACCACCGGAACCGGACGGGTACTGCTGCCCATCAGGAACATCACCGACGGCAACTGGCGTGAGACCCCGACCATCAAGTCCCGGCTTGCTGGCGGCTACTGCCTGCGCGCCCTGGCCCAGGAAGCCTGCCCGTACGCGAACATCTGCGAGCATTGCCCCAGCTTCCGCACCGAGAACAGCAATCTTCCCGTGCTCGAGGCCCAGCGCAAAGATGCCGCCCTGCTGGCCCAGGATGCCAGGGGCCGCGGTTGGGACAGCGAGGCCCGCCGGCACCAAGCCCTGGTGGCCCAGCTAGAAAAGCTCATCGATGAAGCCAGCCCGGCATGA
- a CDS encoding bifunctional salicylyl-CoA 5-hydroxylase/oxidoreductase, whose translation MKIAIVGGGPGGLYFAALMKQLDPTHEVTVWERNAASDTFGFGVVFSDETLGGIGNADTVVADYMSRRFARWSDIDIHFRGEMHTVGGQGFAAMSRKELLELLQRRCIELGVDVRFSTMAPHVSELSANYDLVLAADGLNSAIRTEFAESFGPSLDPRVSKYMWLGTDQVFEAFKFFVKETEAGTMQIHGYPYSEEGSTFIVEMHEDVWRAAGFDETEDVAFAPGVSDEKSVTRIKEIFAEELAGYEVLTNNSKWINFTTVRNRNWRHGNIVLLGDAAHTAHFSIGSGTKLAMEDSLALAACLHEHASVEAALEAYETERRPVVESTQRAAQASMEWFENIGQYKDQDPVQFCFNLLTRSRRITYDNLKLRDTGFAETVDADFARRAGSAEVAPAMFQPYKLGELDLVNRVVVSPMDMYSAVDGVPGDFHLVHLGSKAMGGAGLVMTEMVCVSDIGRITPGCTGLYNDEQATAWKRIADYVHANSNAKIGAQIGHSGRKGSTRLMWDGIDEPLEEGNWEVLAPSAIPYGEGCHVPREITRAQMNEVREQFVAAARRADTAGFDLLELHAAHGYLLSSFLSPLSNTRTDEYGGSLENRLRYPLEVLDAVRAAWPAHKPIGVRISATDWVEGGNTEEDALLISTAFIEHGINSIDVSSGQIVRNERPAFGRSYQTPFADKIRNQVAAAAGVAVIAVGAVSSYDDVNSILLAGRADLVALGRTHLYNPQWTLQAAAEQEYAGAGAHWPLPFKAGRRKPPSARTDAVRPRLSLLREEEIDEQVHLRWTPAQDKADGGLVPSV comes from the coding sequence ATGAAAATCGCAATCGTTGGCGGCGGGCCCGGCGGCCTGTACTTCGCCGCACTGATGAAGCAGCTGGACCCGACCCACGAGGTCACCGTGTGGGAACGCAACGCGGCATCGGATACGTTCGGCTTCGGCGTGGTCTTCTCGGACGAGACGCTCGGCGGCATCGGCAACGCCGATACCGTCGTGGCCGATTACATGTCCCGCCGCTTTGCCCGCTGGAGCGACATCGACATCCACTTCCGCGGCGAGATGCACACCGTCGGCGGCCAGGGCTTCGCCGCGATGAGCCGCAAGGAACTGCTCGAACTGCTCCAGCGCCGGTGCATCGAACTCGGCGTCGACGTACGATTCTCCACCATGGCCCCGCATGTTTCCGAGCTCTCGGCAAACTACGACCTGGTGCTGGCAGCGGACGGGCTTAACTCGGCGATCCGTACCGAGTTCGCCGAATCCTTTGGTCCATCGCTGGACCCGCGCGTCTCGAAGTACATGTGGCTGGGCACCGACCAGGTCTTCGAGGCGTTCAAATTCTTCGTCAAGGAAACCGAAGCCGGCACCATGCAGATCCATGGCTACCCGTACTCGGAGGAGGGTTCGACGTTCATCGTGGAAATGCACGAGGACGTGTGGCGTGCCGCCGGGTTCGACGAGACCGAAGATGTTGCGTTCGCCCCGGGCGTCAGCGATGAGAAGTCGGTGACCCGGATCAAGGAGATCTTCGCCGAGGAGCTGGCCGGCTACGAGGTGCTGACCAACAACTCCAAGTGGATCAACTTCACCACCGTGCGCAACCGGAACTGGCGCCATGGAAACATCGTGCTGCTCGGGGATGCGGCCCACACGGCGCACTTCTCCATCGGCTCGGGCACCAAGCTGGCCATGGAGGACTCCCTCGCCCTGGCCGCCTGCCTGCACGAACACGCGAGCGTCGAGGCCGCCTTGGAAGCCTACGAGACCGAACGCCGTCCGGTGGTCGAATCGACCCAGCGTGCTGCCCAGGCCTCGATGGAGTGGTTCGAGAACATCGGCCAGTACAAGGACCAGGATCCGGTGCAGTTCTGCTTCAACCTGCTCACCCGCTCCCGCCGCATCACCTACGACAACCTGAAGCTGCGCGACACCGGCTTCGCCGAGACGGTCGATGCCGACTTCGCCCGCCGGGCCGGCTCCGCCGAGGTGGCACCGGCGATGTTCCAGCCGTACAAGCTCGGCGAGCTGGACCTGGTGAACCGCGTCGTTGTCTCCCCCATGGACATGTACTCGGCGGTTGACGGGGTACCCGGGGACTTCCATCTGGTGCACCTGGGCTCCAAGGCCATGGGCGGCGCCGGACTGGTCATGACCGAGATGGTCTGCGTCTCGGACATCGGGCGCATCACCCCCGGCTGCACCGGCCTCTACAACGACGAACAGGCCACCGCCTGGAAGCGCATCGCCGACTACGTGCACGCAAACTCGAACGCCAAGATCGGCGCGCAAATCGGACATTCGGGGCGCAAGGGTTCCACCAGACTCATGTGGGACGGCATCGACGAGCCACTCGAGGAAGGCAACTGGGAGGTACTGGCCCCCAGTGCGATCCCCTACGGCGAGGGCTGCCATGTTCCCCGGGAAATCACCCGCGCCCAGATGAATGAGGTCCGCGAGCAGTTCGTCGCCGCTGCCCGCCGCGCGGATACGGCCGGCTTCGACCTGCTGGAGCTGCACGCGGCCCACGGCTACCTGCTCTCCTCCTTCCTGTCCCCGCTGTCGAATACGCGCACCGATGAGTACGGCGGCTCGTTGGAAAACCGCCTGCGCTACCCCCTTGAGGTGCTCGATGCGGTCCGCGCCGCCTGGCCTGCCCACAAGCCGATCGGAGTCCGCATCTCGGCCACCGACTGGGTCGAGGGCGGCAACACCGAGGAGGATGCACTGCTCATCTCCACCGCATTCATCGAACACGGCATCAACTCGATCGATGTCTCCTCCGGGCAGATAGTGCGCAACGAACGCCCTGCATTCGGCCGCAGCTACCAGACCCCGTTCGCCGACAAGATCCGCAACCAGGTCGCTGCCGCGGCCGGTGTCGCAGTCATCGCCGTCGGCGCGGTGTCCTCGTACGACGACGTCAACTCGATCCTGCTCGCCGGGCGCGCCGACCTGGTGGCATTGGGCCGCACTCACCTGTACAACCCGCAGTGGACCCTGCAGGCGGCGGCCGAACAGGAATACGCCGGGGCCGGAGCGCACTGGCCGCTGCCGTTCAAGGCCGGACGCCGCAAGCCACCCAGTGCCCGCACCGATGCGGTCCGTCCGCGGCTGTCGCTGCTGCGCGAGGAGGAGATCGACGAGCAGGTGCACCTGCGCTGGACCCCGGCGCAGGACAAAGCCGACGGGGGTTTGGTGCCCAGCGTGTAG
- a CDS encoding DUF6262 family protein: protein MSAEPLKERIETALQELTGQGARISITAVAARAGIPRSSLYRNAQARELIARRIAETHLHADMNLAAEVTRLRILIETLAARVRNQEERLRHLEGRPHTTPR from the coding sequence ATGAGCGCGGAACCGCTGAAGGAACGAATCGAGACGGCGCTGCAGGAGCTGACCGGCCAGGGCGCCCGGATCAGCATCACCGCGGTGGCCGCCCGGGCCGGGATCCCGCGCTCAAGCCTCTATCGCAATGCCCAGGCCCGTGAACTCATTGCCCGGCGCATCGCCGAAACACACCTGCACGCGGATATGAACCTGGCCGCCGAGGTGACCCGGCTCCGTATCCTGATCGAGACGCTGGCCGCACGGGTCCGCAACCAAGAAGAACGCCTCCGGCATCTCGAAGGCAGGCCCCACACCACACCGCGCTGA